Proteins from one Roseimicrobium gellanilyticum genomic window:
- a CDS encoding DNA alkylation repair protein, translating to MAENEEPAAPALKEWFNEARFRTMAADVVAVHPKFDAKAFLAATLPGLEPLNLMQRLRRMTEGLHATLPSDYEKTLGILRNVAPRIDHNFVTLVLPDYVSQYGLEHFEPSMEALKFFTPFGSAEFAIRPFLRQDLKRTLKVMHGWSRDKDEHVRRLASEGCRPRLPWSFRLDALIKDPSPVLPILSNLKADPSLYVRKSVANHLNDITKDHPDWVLDLLAEWPMEHEHTAWIAKRALRTLIKKGDKRALAVIGAGEKAEVKVVEFSLSPQKVKLGERLTMSLHLQSKAKKAQRLVIDYAIHYVKKSGATSAKVFKWKECTLEPGAVLTLAKTQRFVDFTTRDHHPGKHLVDVMVNGEVMGSGEFVLVR from the coding sequence ATGGCTGAAAACGAGGAGCCCGCTGCGCCTGCGCTGAAGGAGTGGTTCAATGAAGCCCGCTTTCGTACGATGGCGGCGGATGTCGTGGCGGTGCATCCCAAGTTCGATGCGAAGGCCTTCCTTGCAGCCACATTGCCCGGGCTGGAGCCGCTGAATCTCATGCAGCGTCTGCGGCGCATGACGGAGGGGTTGCATGCCACGTTGCCGTCTGACTATGAGAAGACGCTCGGCATTCTGCGCAACGTGGCGCCGCGCATCGATCACAATTTCGTCACGTTGGTGCTGCCGGACTATGTGAGCCAGTACGGGTTGGAACACTTTGAGCCATCCATGGAGGCGCTGAAGTTCTTCACCCCTTTCGGCTCTGCGGAGTTCGCGATTCGTCCGTTTTTGCGGCAGGACCTGAAGCGCACGCTCAAGGTCATGCACGGGTGGTCACGTGACAAAGACGAGCATGTGCGCCGCCTCGCCAGCGAAGGGTGCCGCCCGCGATTGCCCTGGTCCTTCCGGCTGGATGCACTCATCAAGGATCCGTCGCCGGTGCTGCCCATCCTCTCGAATCTCAAAGCGGACCCGAGCCTGTACGTGCGCAAGTCCGTGGCGAATCACTTGAATGACATCACCAAGGACCATCCTGACTGGGTACTGGATCTTCTCGCTGAGTGGCCCATGGAGCATGAGCACACGGCTTGGATTGCCAAGCGTGCTTTGCGCACCTTGATAAAGAAAGGGGATAAACGCGCGCTGGCCGTCATCGGGGCAGGGGAGAAGGCGGAGGTGAAGGTGGTGGAGTTTTCACTGTCGCCGCAGAAGGTGAAACTGGGTGAGCGGCTGACGATGTCCCTGCATCTGCAATCGAAGGCGAAGAAGGCGCAGAGGCTTGTCATCGACTACGCCATCCACTACGTGAAGAAATCGGGGGCGACTTCGGCCAAGGTTTTCAAGTGGAAGGAGTGCACCCTGGAGCCGGGAGCGGTGCTGACACTGGCGAAGACCCAGCGGTTTGTGGATTTTACCACGCGTGATCATCATCCCGGAAAGCACTTAGTGGATGTGATGGTGAATGGCGAGGTGATGGGGAGCGGGGAGTTTGTGCTGGTGAGGTGA
- a CDS encoding BlaI/MecI/CopY family transcriptional regulator produces the protein MPDPTELSRRERQIMDAIYAMGEATVLQIQQGLPDPPTSMAVRRMLHILEEKGHLKRRQEGREVIYAPREAKGKAGTSALRRVLDTFFGGSLEEALAAHLHSRKDAVSADERKRLLKLIEQTRHEGR, from the coding sequence ATGCCTGATCCCACCGAACTTTCCCGTCGTGAACGCCAGATCATGGATGCCATTTACGCCATGGGCGAAGCGACCGTCCTCCAAATCCAGCAGGGCCTGCCGGACCCGCCCACCTCCATGGCCGTGCGCCGCATGCTGCACATCCTGGAGGAAAAGGGCCACCTGAAGCGCCGTCAGGAAGGTCGCGAAGTGATCTACGCACCCCGCGAAGCGAAGGGTAAGGCGGGCACGAGCGCACTTCGTCGTGTACTGGATACCTTCTTCGGCGGGTCCCTGGAGGAGGCGCTTGCGGCCCATCTCCATTCGCGGAAGGACGCCGTCAGCGCGGACGAACGGAAACGGCTTCTCAAGCTCATCGAACAAACCAGACATGAGGGACGCTGA
- a CDS encoding substrate-binding domain-containing protein has translation MKGQPIRPQRSSLVAETVRVLRQGIQSGLWRGHLPGERVLCTQWQISRPTLRAAMEVLQREKLVEVAHGCRTKVLTKPPAKSPVTLTVGLLSPEPLHAMPPFVMLWVDELRGQLANEGHLLQVVVGRAGFGRKNPARALESLIAGTPAAAWVLYQATEAMQRWFSEHDTPCVVVGSSFPGTDLSAVDRDYRAACRHAVGLFAGRRHKRIALLIRREQLGGDIESERGFLEGLESFAQRGVSGTICRHDGTNAGLCAKLDDMLAEKPRPTALLVARSAAALTVLTHLLRRGVRIPQDMALVCRDDDTYLDSTEPRVARYAVSPAAFAKRVHRMVVGLVQDGVVREGNVRVMPTFTRRESV, from the coding sequence ATGAAGGGCCAGCCCATCCGTCCGCAGCGTTCGTCTTTGGTGGCAGAGACGGTGAGGGTGTTGCGGCAGGGCATCCAGTCCGGGCTGTGGCGTGGACATCTCCCCGGAGAGCGCGTGCTGTGCACCCAGTGGCAGATCAGCCGGCCCACGCTGCGCGCGGCGATGGAGGTGCTGCAGAGGGAGAAGCTGGTGGAGGTGGCGCACGGTTGCCGCACGAAGGTGCTCACCAAGCCTCCGGCGAAGTCACCGGTTACGCTCACAGTCGGTCTGCTGAGTCCGGAGCCTCTGCATGCCATGCCGCCCTTTGTGATGCTGTGGGTGGATGAGCTGCGCGGGCAGCTTGCGAATGAGGGGCACCTCCTGCAAGTGGTGGTGGGGCGTGCGGGTTTTGGCAGGAAGAATCCGGCGCGGGCGTTGGAGTCGCTCATTGCAGGGACGCCTGCGGCTGCGTGGGTGCTGTACCAAGCCACGGAGGCGATGCAGCGATGGTTCTCAGAACATGATACACCCTGTGTGGTGGTGGGTTCATCCTTCCCCGGCACGGACTTGTCAGCAGTGGATCGTGACTATCGTGCAGCATGCCGTCATGCGGTGGGATTGTTTGCGGGCAGACGGCACAAGCGTATTGCGCTTTTGATCCGTAGAGAGCAGTTGGGTGGTGACATCGAAAGCGAGCGTGGATTCCTGGAAGGGCTTGAGTCCTTCGCCCAGCGTGGTGTGAGCGGCACCATCTGTCGGCACGATGGGACAAATGCCGGTCTGTGTGCAAAGCTGGATGACATGCTGGCCGAGAAGCCGCGACCCACGGCGCTGCTGGTGGCGCGTTCTGCGGCAGCACTCACGGTGCTCACGCATCTGTTGAGGCGCGGGGTGCGCATTCCACAGGACATGGCACTCGTTTGTCGTGACGATGATACGTACCTGGACAGTACCGAACCGCGCGTGGCCCGCTATGCGGTGAGTCCGGCGGCTTTCGCGAAGCGGGTGCACCGGATGGTGGTGGGACTGGTGCAGGACGGGGTGGTGCGCGAGGGGAATGTACGCGTGATGCCGACGTTTACGAGGCGGGAGTCGGTGTAG